The sequence TTAAGCTCGGCCCTTGCCTCGGAGAAAAACTCCTTGCCTCTCGTTATAATGCTCGCCTGTTCCATCTCAATTAACGCCTCTCCTGCGGCTTTGTCCGTAGAACAAAACGCCGCAACCTTTTGATAACAGCCTGACCGGCCCGTTATAAGCTGGCAGGCCAGGAGGGATTTGAACCCCCAACCCGCGGTTTTGGAGACCGCTGCTCTGCCGTTAGAGCTACTGGCCTATGTTAAACTCGCGCTCCCCGTGCATACGGGCAAGGCAAGTCTTTATCCCAAACCGCGCCGCGCTCCAAACAGCGGCATCGCGTCAGCCCCTTACTTCGTCTCCTTATGGGGCGTGTGCTTTTTGCAGAACTTACAGTACTTCTTAAGCTCTATCCTGTCGGTAGTGGTCTTCTTATTCTTCGTCGAAGAATAGTTTCTGCGCTTGCACTCCGTACAGG comes from Deltaproteobacteria bacterium and encodes:
- the rpmG gene encoding 50S ribosomal protein L33; the protein is MREIITFACTECKRRNYSSTKNKKTTTDRIELKKYCKFCKKHTPHKETK